The Streptomyces tubercidicus DNA segment TCCCGGGAAACGTCGGACCCGAACTCGGCGAGGGCGCGGACGGTGAGTCCGGCCGGCCGTCCGAAGATCCGTTTCCGGTGCGCACCGGTTCCTCCCCGGCGTTCTGCGGGGGCCGCACAGCCACCGGAAGATCGCTGTGCAACTGCGCGAAGAGCCGCCCGGCGTCCGGCTGTCGCAGCTCATCGCGATTGGGATCCAGGTGGTACTCCTGCCGCGGCACGGTCATGAACTGGATCCGGTCGGTGGGAATGCGACGGGTGCTGCGCACCAATTCGTAGAGCCCCTTCAGGGAAGCCAGTGCGGTGTCCGTGGTCAGAGAACTCGTCGCGGCATCGAGCACCGGATACAGCCGGGTCGGATTGAGCAGTACACCATTGCTCTGCACTTTCTTCACGAGTGCGGCAAGAAATCGCTGTTGCCTCTCCATGCGCTGGGTATCGCTGCCGTTCCCCAGACTCTTCCGCGCCCGTACGTAACCCAGCGCGTCCTCACCGTGCAGGGTCTGCCGCCCGGCGGGCAGGGTCAGATGCGCCTCGGGATCGTGGACCGGCCGGGGCAGACAGACCTCGACGCCGTCCACCGCGTCCACCATCTTCGTGAAGCCGACGAAGTCGATGATCAAGTAGTGGTCGATACGGATCCCGGTCAGCTTCTCGGCCGTACGGATCGCGCAGGCCGGGCCGCCGGCCGCGAACGCCGCGTTGAACTGGTCCGGCCGCGGCTCGGTCTCCGTGCCGTCCGCGCGCAGGCAGTGCGGCACCTCGACCATCAGATCGCGCGGGATGCTCACCGCGGTGGCGCTCTTCCGGTCCGCCGCGAGATGCAGCAGCATCGTCGTGTCCGAGCGCTGGCCGCGGCTGTGGCCGTATTTGCCGTTGCCGCCCTTACGGCTGTCGGAGCCGATCAGCAGCACGTTCTCGGCGTTCGGCGGGCCGGCCGGCGGCCGTTCGGACTCCCACTTCCGCAGCTCCCGCTCGGTGGCGCTGTCGGTCTGGATATTGCCGTTGAGCTTGGCGTACACCGCCCAGCCGATACCGCCCCCGGCCAGCACGAAACCGGCGAGCGCGACCGCGGCCAGGCGGCGCCAGTGCCTCCGGTGCGGCGGCCCCGGCCCGTCCCTTCCGGGCCCCCCGGCCGGGCGCGCGGCCCAGCCGGCGAACCTGGGGGGCTCGGGGGTATCGGTCACGTGTGCGTCCATCCCTCACGGAGTCGGCGTCGCGCCCGCACGCAGGGCCCGGACAGATCAAGAGACGGACGAAACCCGCGCATGGTTGTACGTACTCAAGATCCTGGCCCTAAACGGACGCACCGGCCCGCCCGGGGGTGGCTCCGGTCCGCCGGACGAGGGAGCGCCGCCCGCTCAGTGCGGCAGCGGCGCCCGGAACGTGATCTTCTCGCTGTGCTCACGGTCGGCCGCGGCCTCGGCGCCCAGCCGGTCCAGATGGCGGCACAGCACCACGGAGCCGCCGGTCGCCAGCGGCGCGTACAGCCCGTACGACAGGCCCCGCCAGGTGTCGTAGCCCAGCCCCGACAGCACCCGCGGCGCCGCCGGCAGCCCGGCCGCGCCCGCGTCGGCCAGCGCGCGTTCCACCGTGCCCGCCCCGGTCAGCTCCTCGCCGCCGACGGCCAGCGCCGGGGCACCCGCGTCCACCGGTGCGAACGGCGCGAAGCGGTCACCCTGGCCCGGCACCTCGACGGCATAGTCCGCGAAGCCCGCCGGCGGCTGCGGGAAGCGGCCGCCCAGCGGGCGCAGCGCCAGCGCCACCCGCTCCCCGGAGCAGGCCCGCGCCGCCTCGATCCGGTCCGGCCCGGCGACGACGAGATCGGCGGCGGCCGGATCGCCGTCCACCTCCGCCACCACGCCCACGGACGAACAGGCCAGCAGCCAGACGGCGGTCTGCCAGTGCGCGGGCAGCAGCAGCGCGAGCCGGTCGCCGGGCTCGGCGGCCAGATCGCCCTGGAGGTAGTTGGCGGTCTTGGCCACCCAATTGGCGAAGGTCGCGACGGACAGTTCCACGCGCTCGCCGGTGGCGTCGTCGTAGAAGGTCACCAGCGGGCGGGCCGGGTCCGCGGCGAGCGCGGAACTCAGCAGGTCGGCGGGGGTGCGATCGGTGGCGTTCATCGCGGCCAGGGTACGCGCGGCGGCCGCCGGCGGCGGGCCGGGCCCGGCGGGCCCACGCCACCGGATCGGCCGATGCCCCATCAGACCACCGATGGCGCGTTCGCCCCGGCCATGTCCAGGATTTTGTCCATGCGCCCCTTCCTTGCGACCTGCCTCGGAGCCGTGTGCACCGCCGCCCTCGCGCTGCCCCTCGCACCGACGGCCGGTGCGAGCGCCGCCCCTGTCGCCGCGCCGGGCCCCGCCCCCGCCGCGCAGCGCCCCGCCCCCTCCGGTGAGCTGCCGGGCAGCACCCAGTCCCTGCCGGTGGCGGTGCTCGGCGCACCCGCCCCGCGCCCCGACGCCCGGGACGCCACCCCGGCGCCCGCGCCCCAGTCACTCGGCCTGCCGGCCCGCGCCGTACGGCCCTTCTCCCTCCTCGGGGTCGTCTGGGACGACGCCGCCGCCGAGCTGCGCGGCAGGGTCCAGGTCCGCACCCGTGCCACCGGCAGCGGCGACTGGTCCGGCTGGCGGGACGTACAGGTCCACAACGACGACGCCCCCGACCTCGGGTCCGCCGAGCGGCGCAACGGCGCGGTACGCGGCAGCACCGCGCCCCTGTGGGTCGGCGACTCCGACGCCGTCCAACTACGCATCACCCCCGATGCCGTCCGGCACCGCGCACGGGCCGTCCTCCCGGGCGGACTTCGGCTGGAACTCGTCGACCCCGGCGAGGCGCCGGGCGCCGTCCGCGCCGCTCCCGCCGACCCCCCGGCTCCGCTCACCTCCGAGGACACCGCCGCCTCCGCCGCCAACACCAAGCTCGCCCCGCTCGGCGCCACCGAGATCCCGGCCCTCGACCAGGCCGCCTCCCTCGCCGACCTCACCGCGGTGGAGGGGGCACCGCCGGGCCACACCTATGTCGGACCCCGCCCCCGGATCGTCACCCGGGCCGGCTGGGGCGCCGACGAGCAGCTGCGCGAAAAGGCCTTCACCTACACCCGTACCGTCCGCGCCGCCTTCGTCCACCACAGCGGCTCGGGCAACGACTACGACTGCGCGGAGGCCCCCGCGCTGATCCGCGCGATGTACCGCTTCCACGTCAAGAGCAACCACTGGCGGGACATCGGCTACAACTTCCTCATCGACAGGTGCGGAACGGTCTACGAGGGCCGCGCGGGCGGCGTCGCCAAACCCGTCATGGGCGCGCACACCCTCGGCTTCAACAGCGACAGCACCGGTATCGCCGTCCTCGGCACCTTCACCGACGACGAGCCGCCGCAGCCCGCCGTCGAGGCCATCGCCCGCCTGACGGCCTGGAAGCTCGGTCTCTACAGCGTCGACCCGCGCGCCACCATCAAGATGCTGTCCGGCGGCGGAAACCGCTTCCCCAAGGGCACCAAGGTCCCCCTGCACGTCATTTCCGGCCACCGGGACGGCTTCACCACCGACTGCCCCGGCGTTCACCTCTACGACAAGCTCGCCGCCACCCGCCGCGCCGCGGCCTCCCTGCAGGGCCGCTGATCCGCTTCCGTCCGAACAGGACGGCTCCTTCCGGGTTTGCACGGGTCTGTCACGGCGCAGATTGCAGGGACCACAACAGGGACCACAACAGGGGCCACGGCAAGAACGACAGCACGGGACCACGACACGGATCGCAGCAAGGACCGCAACACGGACCGCAACACGAGCCGCAGCAAGGGGCCATCACGGACCACAGCCCGAACCACACCCCGGACCACTGAACCCTTCCTGCCGTTGAGGCGTCCTAGCCGCCACGACGTCCGCCCGCCCCGCCTGCCCCCTCGCGTGGCCTGAACGGCACGGCGGAACCCCGCCGCCGGGCCGCCCGGGTGCCCGTCTGCCTACACTGGTCGGCCGATCGGCCGACCCCAGCAGGAAGCAGAGAAGACAAGGTGACTGAAGCGATCCTCCTGGTCGGCGGCAAGGGAACCCGGCTGCGCCCGCTGACGGTGCATACGCCCAAGCCCATGGTCCCGGCGGCGGGCGTGCCGTTCCTCACCCACCAACTGGCCCGCGCACGGGCGGCCGGAGTCGAGCACATCGTCCTGGCCACCTCCTACCTCGCCGAGGTCTTCGAGCCGTATTTCGGCGACGGTTCGGCGCTCGGCCTGCACCTGGAGTACGTCACCGAGCAGGAGCCGCTGGGCACCGGCGGTGCCATCCGCAATGTCGCCTCGCGGCTGCACTCGGCCCCCGACGACCCGGTGCTGATCTTCAACGGCGACATCCTCACCGGCCTGGACATCGCCGCCCTCGTCGGCACCCACCGCACCTCCGGCGCCGATGTCTCCCTGCACCTCACCCGGGTCGAGGACCCGCGCGCCTTCGGCCTGGTGCCCACGGACGACACCGGCCGGGTCACCGCCTTCCTGGAGAAGCCGCAGACCCCCGAGGAGATCGTCACCGACCAGATCAACGCGGGCGCCTACGTCTTCAACCGCTCGGTCATCGACACCATCCCGGCCGGCCGCCCGGTCTCCGTCGAGCGTGAGACCTTCCCCGGCCTGCTGGCCGACGGCGCCCACCTCCAGGGCATGGTCGACTCCACCTACTGGCTCGACCTCGGCACCCCGCAGGCCTTCGTCCGCGGCTCCGCCGACCTGGTCCTCGGCCGCGCCCCGTCCCCGGCGGTGCCCGGCCGCTGCGGGGACCGGCTGATCCTGGAGACCGCCGAGGTCGCCACCGATGCCAAGCTCACCGGCGGCACCGTCGTCGGCCCGCGCACCGTCATCGGCGCCGGCGCGGAGATCGACGGCAGCGCCGTCCTGGAAGGCGCGGTCATCGAGCCGGGCGCCCGGATCAAGGACACCCTGATCGGCGCCGGGGCACACATCGGGGCCCGTACGGTCCTGGACGGCGCGGTCATCGGCGACGGCGCACGAATCGGCGCCGACAACGAACTCCGCGACGGCATCCGCATCTGGTGCGACGCCGCCATCCCGGCCGGTTCGGTGCGCTTCTCATCCGACCAGTAGCGGGAGGGGTGCGGGCCCGCCCCACGGCCCCCACCCCCCTGTCACCCCCATCCCCTAACCTGGCCGCATGCCCGCCCGTACCTGGGTTCCGCCCGGCCCGTTCGACCTGCACCGCACGCTGGGGGTGCTGCAGCGCGGCCCCGGCGATCCCGCGTTCGCGGTGCGCGACGGCGAGCTGTGGCGCGCCTGTCGTACGCCGCAGGGGCCCGGCACGCTCCGTATCGCCGCCCGCCCGGCCGCCGGTGAGGTCGAGGCAGAGGCGTGGGGACCGGGCGCCGACTGGCTGCTGGAGAGCCTGCCCGAGCTGCTGGGGGAGTCCGACGATCCGGCGCAGCTGACCGCCCGGCACCGTCTCGTCCATGAGGCCCGCCGCCGCCACCCGGGCGTCCGGCTCGCGCGGACCGGTCTGGTCCTGGAGTCGCTGATCCCCTCGGTCCTGGAGCAGAAGGTCACCAGCGACGAGGCGTACCGCGCCTGGCGGCTGCTGCTGCAGCGGCACGGCGAGCCCGCCCCCGGCCCCTGGGAGCGGATGCGGGTGATGCCGGATCCGCGCGGCTGGGCCCTGATCCCCTCCTGGGAGTGGCACCGCGCGGGCGTCGACGCCAAGCGCTCGGCCGCGATCCTGCGCGCCGTGCGGGCCGCCCGCCGGATGGAGGAGGCCGCGCGGATGGATCTCGCCGACGCCACCCGACGGCTGATGGCGATACCCGGCATCGGCCCCTGGACCGCCGCGGAGACGCTGCAGCGCACCCTGGGCGCCCCGGACGCGATCACGGTCGGCGATCTGCATCTGCCGAAGATCATCGGCTATGCCCTCACCGGCCGCCGCGGCACCACGGACGAGGAGATGCTGGAACTCCTCGCGCCCTACGAGGGCCAGCGGCACCGCGCCGCCCGGCTGATCCTGCTGTCCGGCCGCACCCCGCCGCGCCGCGCCCCGCGGTTCCCCGTAGGGGACATCGCCCGGCTCTGACCGGCGCGCGGGCGCAGCTCAGCGCACAACCCCGAAACGGGTCCGCACACCACCCCGAAACCGCTCAGCGCACGACCACGAAGTCGTCGGCCCCCCGTGCCGGGCGCGCGGGCGGTGCCGCCGCCGGACGCCCGATGGCCACCGCCCCCATCGGCTCCCAGTCCGCCGGCAGCTCCAGCACGTCCCGGACCACTTCCCGGCAGAACATCGTCGACGAGACCCAGGCGGAGCCGAGGCCCTCGCCGGCCAGCGCGACCAGGAAATTCTGGATCCCCGCCCCGTTGGCGACGATGAACATCTCGCGCTCCGCGGTGCTCCGCCGCGCGTCGGGGTAGGAATGCGCGCCGTCCGTCACCATGCACGGCACCGCCAGATACGGCGCGGCCCGCAGCACATCGCCGCGCCGGATCCGCTTGGCGATGGACTCCTCCGGCTTGCCGTCCCGGCGCAGATCCGCGATCCAGGCGTCCCGCATGGCGTCCAGCAGCCGCAGCCGCGCTTCCGGCGACTCCAGGAGCACGAACCGCCACGGCGTGGTGTGGTGCGGCGCCGGGGCGGTGACCGCCGCCGCCACCGCACGCCGGACCGCCCCCGGATCGACCGGTTCGCCGGTGAAGGCGCGGACCGTACGCCGAGCCGTCACCGCCTCCCGTACGGCCTCGGAGGTGCCCAGCCGGAACATGTCGTCCTCGGGGCTGCGCACCATGACGCGCGCCCCGGCCGCGTCGCCGGTCTCCTCGACGACATGCCCGAGCCCCCGCACCACCGCGACCGGCAGCCCGGCGGCCTTGCCCTTCACCAGGTCTCCGGCGGCGGCCAGTTCGTCGGCGGTGGCCACCACCGTCGCGCTGAGCGGATTGCCGTACGCGTCGGTGCCGCCGCGCAGATCGTCCAGCACCCGCACCCCGGCCGCGCCGATCGCGACATCGGTGAGCCCGTTGCGCCACGGCCGGCCGGAGGTGTCGCTGATGACGACGCCGACGTCGACGCCGAGCGTGGCGCGCAGGCCCGCGCGCAGGGCACGTGCCGAGGCGTCCGGGTCCTCCGGCAGCAACAGCACGGTCCCCGAGGGGGTGTTGGAGGCGTCGACACCGGCCGCGGCCATCACCAGCCCCTGCCGGTTCTGCACGATCCGCAGGGTGCCGCGGCGCGCCACCACCCGGACCGTCTCCCGGTCGATCGCCGCCTCGCGGTCGGCGGCCTCGACCACCTGGCCCTCGGCCTTGCTGACGATCTTCGAGGTCACCAACAGCACGTCACCGTCGATGAGTTGGGGTATCCCGTCGACGGTCGCCGCCGCCGCGATCAGCTTGACGAGGTCGTCGCCGGGCCGCACCTCGGGCACTCCCGGCAGCGCCCACACCCGGTAGCCGGGCACCGCGGAGGCGTCGTTCACGCCCGGACCTCCGCGGCCAGCTCCAGCGCCTCGCGCACCATCGCGGTCGTGGCGTCCAGGTCCGTCATCATCAGCGGCACGGCCCGGCAGCGGATACCGGCCGCCTCGACCTCGGCGACCGCACCGGCGTCGACGGAGTCGACCAGCCAGCCGTCCAGCAGCCCGGACCCGTAGTGGCGGGCGACGGCCGCGGCGGTCGCCTCCACCCCCACCGCCGCCAGCACCTTGTCGGCCATCCCGCGGACCGGGGCGTCGCCGACGATCGGCGAGAGCCCGACCACCGGAACGCCGGCGTCCGCGATGGCCTCCCGGATACCGGGTACCGCCAGGATCGTCCCGATACTGACCACGGGGTTGGACGGCGGGAACAGCACCACATCCGCCGCCCCGATGGCCTCCAGCACGCCCGGCGCGGGCTTGGCCTGATCGGCGCCGACCGGCACCACGGCGTGGGCGGGCACCGAGGCCCGCAGCCGCACCCAGTACTCCTGGAAGTGGATCGCCTTGCGCTCGCCGTCCTCGTCGACGGCCACATGGGTCTCGATCCGGTCGTCGGACATCGGCAGCAGCCGCACACCGGGCTGCCAGCGCGCGCACAGCGCCTCGGTGACGGCGCTGAGCGGATATCCGGCACTGAGCATCTGGGTCCGCACGATGTGGGTGGCGAAGTCCCGGTCACCGAGCCCGAACCACTCGGGCCCGACGCCGTAGGCGGCCAACTCCTCCTTCACCCGGAAGGTTTCGTCGGTACGGCCCCAGCCCTGCTCCTCGTTGATGCTGCCGCCGAGCGTGTACATCACGGTGTCGAGGTCGGGACACACCTTGAGCCCGAACAGATGGATGTCGTCGCCGGTGTTCCCGATGACGGTGAGGTCCGCGTCCGGAGCCGCTGCCTTCAGTCCCCGCAGAAAGCGGGCGCCGCCGATACCGCCGGCCAGAACCACGATTCGCATGAAGACAGTGTGTCAGCCGAAGGCTGACTCGATGAGGGGCGGTGGCCGGGCGACGGGTGGGCAGTGTGTCAGCCAAAGGCTGAGTCGATGAGGGGCGGTGGCCGGGCGGCAGACGTACGGGGCAGGGTGCCTCGGTGTCAGGGGGCCAGTATTCCGGGCGGTGCGGTGGCGGCCTCGGAGTCCGTGATCTGGCCGGGATGCATCGGCATATTGGTCAGCCCCGGGAAGTAGACGTGCAGGCTGACGGCCGGTGTCAGGGCGTCGTTGACGACTTCGTGGACGTAGCCGGGGGCGAACACCCGCTGGGCGCCGGCGGTGAGCGGACGGGGCCCGTCCTCGGTGCGTTCGGTCAACTCGCCTTCCAGGACGGTCAGCACACCGGAGGACGCCCCGTGGTCGTGCCGCCCGCTGCCCTGGCCGGGCACCCAGCTCAGCAGCCACACCTCGTAGCCGGGCCCAGTGCGCAGCCGGTGGTACCAGCGGGTGGTGGCGTCGTAGCGGACCAGCGGGGCCCAGGCGGCGCGGTCGGCGGCGAGCGAGCGGGCCAGCCCGGCGAAGCCGGCGACGGTGGCCGGGTGGGCGGGGACGGGCGGCAGCAGGTGGGGGATGGCGAGCGGGTCGCCGGCGATCTGGACGTCGCTGTTCATGGGTTCCGGGTTCCTCGGCGGAAGTGCTGGGGTGACGCTGGGGGATCCCGCCCAGCGGTAGCTGGGGGAGGGCTGCGGCGCGGCGCGGGCTCTCCTCGTGGGGGGCACGGCGCGGCGGCGCGGAGCAGGGGCGCTGCGGGTGGTGCGAGTGGAGAAGGCTGGAGCTCAGTGGCTTCGACAGCTGGAACAGCGACAGCGGGCCTGCGCAGCGCAGAGCGACCCGTAGGCACGGGTCAGTCGGAGCGCGGCAGTCACTGGCATGGGCTCAAGGAGACCGGGTTCGCGGCGCGATGTCAATGGGATGTCTGGTTTTGGCGTAATCTTTCACCTCATCCGGTTACTCCGCTCGATGAAAGGTTTGTGCAGCTTTGGACGCGGAGACATCGACCGGCAACCGCGCTTTCAAACGCCGTTGCGGCCCCGTGATCCGGTTGTGATCTCCCCGCTTCGGCGGTGCGAAGTGCAACGGGAAAGCCGCCTGGTCGCGTCTTGAGGGAAAGAAGAGGGCGTGCAGGGTGGCACGTCCGGGAGAGTGTCCTGGTTTTTACTGATTTGAACACTTTCCGCATCCGCTTGGTTCCGCCGAGTGAATAAGAGGCTCAATAGCAGATCTCGGCTTGACTGGCCCGGATCACCACACTTGTAATTTCACTCGTGTCGTTCAGCCGAAATCGATCACGGCTTGATCACGGGGACGTAAAGACAGACGAGGGGCGCACATGACCGAGCTGTTCCAGGAATTGCTGGTCGAGGAGGCGGACGAGGAGCTCGGCTGGCAGGAGCGCGCACTGTGCGCCCAGACCGACCCCGAGTCCTTCTTCCCGGAGAAGGGTGGCTCCACCCGCGAGGCCAAGAAGGTCTGTCTCGCCTGCGAAGTCCGGTCCGAATGCCTGGAGTACGCGCTCGCCAATGACGAGCGCTTCGGCATTTGGGGCGGCCTGTCCGAGCGCGAGCGGCGCCGGCTGAAGAAGGCCGCCGTCTGACGATGACAGCGCAGCCGGCCGGACCGACGGCGAGCGGCCCCGTGAACCACGCCGCCGCACCCCCTCAACTCCCCATATCCCCCTATAGCGAACCCTCCGCCTCCAGCGACCTGCTCGCCGGAGGCGGACTGCTGTGTACTGCTTCGTACCGGCCCCGTCGGGGCGGCGGCGCGAACCATTAGTGTGGGGCCCCGTCCGAGATGCGCCGCCCGCCCCGCAGGCCGCGCGCGTCGCCTCGTAGTCCGTCGCAGTGTCTTCCGGGGGCGGGGGCCCAGCGCGACTTCGCCGCGGGCCTTCGAACTCCCGGGTCCGGAGGGCCCGTACCTCGATGTCCGTGCACAGCCAGTCGGCGGCCCAGGCCGCCTCATACGCAGCTGCCACCCCAGAGTTCCCGCGGCACGTCGTCACCGCCGTGATCGTCTCCCATGACGGTGCCCGCTGGCTGCCCGACGCGCTCAACGGCCTGCTCGGCCAGGAGCGGCCGGTGCAGAACGTCATCGGCGCCGACACCGGCAGCGCGGACGACTCCGCCCAGCTGCTCGCCGAGGCCATCGGGGACCAGCGCGTGCTGCACCTCGCCCGCCGCTCCGGATTCGGCACCGCCGTCGACGAAGCCGTCCGCACCGCCCCGGAGCTCACTCCCGACGATCTGCCGTATCTGCGCCGGCCCAGCGGCTGGGACCCGGTCACCCGCACCTGGCGCGACGAGGCGTACGAGATGCCGGAGTTGCCGCACGGCGAACCGGTCCAGTGGCTGTGGCTGCTGCACGACGACTGCGCACCCGAGCCGGACGCGCTCGCCGAGCTGCTGCGGGTCGCCGACACCAGCCCCTCCACCGTCATCGTCGGCCCCAAGCTGCGCAGCTGGTACGACCGCCGGCAACTGCTGGAGGCCGGGGTCAGCATCGCGCGCAGCGGCCGCCGCTGGACCGGCCTGGACCGCCGCGAACAGGACCAGGGCCAGCACGACCAGGTGCGTACGGCGCTGTCCGTCTCCACCGCCGGGATGCTCATCCGCCGCGATGTCTACGAGGAGTTGGGCGGCTTCGACCGCCGGCTGCCGCTGATGCGTGACGACGTCGACCTGTGCTGGCGCGCCCAGGCGGCCGGGCACCAGGTCCTGGTCGCGCCGGAGGCCGTCCTGCGGCACGCCGAGGCATCCGCCCGCGAACGCCGCCCCATCGACTGCGTCGGCCGCTCCGTCGCCAACCCGCACCGCGTCGACAAGGCCGGCGCCGTCTACACGCTGCTCGCCAACACCCGTGGCGCGACCCTCCCGTACGTCCTGCTGCGGCTGCTGATCGGCACCTTCCTGCGGGTGCTCGCCTACCTCGTCGGCAAGGTCCCGGGCCAGGCGATCGACGAACTCGCCGGGCTCTTCGGCACCCTGCTGCGGCCCGGCAAGATCCTCGCCGCGCGCAAACGCAGAGGCCGCCCCGCGGTCGAGGCGAGCGAGCTGCGGCCGCTGTTCCCGCCACCCGGCGCCACCGTCCGGGCCACCGCCGAACAGGTCGCGGGCAACCTCGCCGGGCGCGCCGCACCGGATGTCGCCTCGGCCGGCCGGCACGGCGCGGTCGAATCCGGGCCCGGCGGTGATGACGCCGACTTCCTGGAGATCGAGCAGTTCGCCCGGCTCAAGCGGATCGCCCGCAAACCGGCCCCGGTGCTCTTCCTGCTCCTGCTGCTGGTCTCGCTGGTCGCCTGCCGCGGACTGCTCGGCTCCGGCGCGCTGACCGGCGGTGCGATGCTGCCCGCGCCCGGCAGCGTGTCCGACCTGTGGTCGGCGTATCTCGACAGCTGGCATGCCGTCGGTGTCGGCGGCAGCGCCTCCGCGCCGCCCTACCTGGCCGTCCTCGCCCTGGTGTCGAGCGTCTTCTTCGGCTCCACCGGCTTCGCCGTCACCCTGCTGCTGGTCTGCTCCGTCCCGCTGGCCGGACTCACCGCCTACTTCGCCTCCCGCCCGCTGGTCGCCTCCCGGCTGCTGCGGGCCTGGGGCAGCATCGCCTACGCCTTCCTGCCCGCGGCCGCCGGTGCGCTGGCGGGCGGCCGGCTGGGCACCGCCGTGCTGGCGATCCTGCTGCCCCTGATGGCGCGCGCCGCGATCGCCGCGAGCGGACTGCGGCTGCCCGTGGGCACCCGGCCCAGCTGGCGCGCCACCTGGGCGTATGCGCTGCTGATCACCTTCACCATGGCCTTCACCCCGGTCGTCTGGCCGATCGCGGTGCTGCTCGGGATCGGTCTGCTGGTGCTGCGTCTCCTGGACGGCAGCCGCGATCTGCTGCTCGCCTACGGGCTGCGCTTCCTGGTCGCGACCGTGGTGCCGTTCGTGGTGCTCGCGCCCTGGTCGCTGTCGTTGCTGAGCCGTCCGTCCGCCTTCTTCCAGGAGGCCGGGCTGGACTACGGCGCGGGATCCGCCTCCGTGCTCGACCTCATCGGGCTCAGCCCCGGCGGGCCCAAGGCCGCCGGCGGGGTGCTGTTCCTCGGCTTCGTCCTGGCCGCGCTCGGCGCGACGCTGCGCGACGACCGGCAGCGCGCGATCCGTACCGCCTGGG contains these protein-coding regions:
- a CDS encoding coenzyme F420-0:L-glutamate ligase, with translation MNDASAVPGYRVWALPGVPEVRPGDDLVKLIAAAATVDGIPQLIDGDVLLVTSKIVSKAEGQVVEAADREAAIDRETVRVVARRGTLRIVQNRQGLVMAAAGVDASNTPSGTVLLLPEDPDASARALRAGLRATLGVDVGVVISDTSGRPWRNGLTDVAIGAAGVRVLDDLRGGTDAYGNPLSATVVATADELAAAGDLVKGKAAGLPVAVVRGLGHVVEETGDAAGARVMVRSPEDDMFRLGTSEAVREAVTARRTVRAFTGEPVDPGAVRRAVAAAVTAPAPHHTTPWRFVLLESPEARLRLLDAMRDAWIADLRRDGKPEESIAKRIRRGDVLRAAPYLAVPCMVTDGAHSYPDARRSTAEREMFIVANGAGIQNFLVALAGEGLGSAWVSSTMFCREVVRDVLELPADWEPMGAVAIGRPAAAPPARPARGADDFVVVR
- a CDS encoding cysteine dioxygenase; the protein is MNSDVQIAGDPLAIPHLLPPVPAHPATVAGFAGLARSLAADRAAWAPLVRYDATTRWYHRLRTGPGYEVWLLSWVPGQGSGRHDHGASSGVLTVLEGELTERTEDGPRPLTAGAQRVFAPGYVHEVVNDALTPAVSLHVYFPGLTNMPMHPGQITDSEAATAPPGILAP
- a CDS encoding nucleotidyltransferase family protein, with product MTEAILLVGGKGTRLRPLTVHTPKPMVPAAGVPFLTHQLARARAAGVEHIVLATSYLAEVFEPYFGDGSALGLHLEYVTEQEPLGTGGAIRNVASRLHSAPDDPVLIFNGDILTGLDIAALVGTHRTSGADVSLHLTRVEDPRAFGLVPTDDTGRVTAFLEKPQTPEEIVTDQINAGAYVFNRSVIDTIPAGRPVSVERETFPGLLADGAHLQGMVDSTYWLDLGTPQAFVRGSADLVLGRAPSPAVPGRCGDRLILETAEVATDAKLTGGTVVGPRTVIGAGAEIDGSAVLEGAVIEPGARIKDTLIGAGAHIGARTVLDGAVIGDGARIGADNELRDGIRIWCDAAIPAGSVRFSSDQ
- a CDS encoding peptidoglycan recognition protein; protein product: MRPFLATCLGAVCTAALALPLAPTAGASAAPVAAPGPAPAAQRPAPSGELPGSTQSLPVAVLGAPAPRPDARDATPAPAPQSLGLPARAVRPFSLLGVVWDDAAAELRGRVQVRTRATGSGDWSGWRDVQVHNDDAPDLGSAERRNGAVRGSTAPLWVGDSDAVQLRITPDAVRHRARAVLPGGLRLELVDPGEAPGAVRAAPADPPAPLTSEDTAASAANTKLAPLGATEIPALDQAASLADLTAVEGAPPGHTYVGPRPRIVTRAGWGADEQLREKAFTYTRTVRAAFVHHSGSGNDYDCAEAPALIRAMYRFHVKSNHWRDIGYNFLIDRCGTVYEGRAGGVAKPVMGAHTLGFNSDSTGIAVLGTFTDDEPPQPAVEAIARLTAWKLGLYSVDPRATIKMLSGGGNRFPKGTKVPLHVISGHRDGFTTDCPGVHLYDKLAATRRAAASLQGR
- a CDS encoding DNA-3-methyladenine glycosylase family protein produces the protein MPARTWVPPGPFDLHRTLGVLQRGPGDPAFAVRDGELWRACRTPQGPGTLRIAARPAAGEVEAEAWGPGADWLLESLPELLGESDDPAQLTARHRLVHEARRRHPGVRLARTGLVLESLIPSVLEQKVTSDEAYRAWRLLLQRHGEPAPGPWERMRVMPDPRGWALIPSWEWHRAGVDAKRSAAILRAVRAARRMEEAARMDLADATRRLMAIPGIGPWTAAETLQRTLGAPDAITVGDLHLPKIIGYALTGRRGTTDEEMLELLAPYEGQRHRAARLILLSGRTPPRRAPRFPVGDIARL
- a CDS encoding WhiB family transcriptional regulator, with amino-acid sequence MTELFQELLVEEADEELGWQERALCAQTDPESFFPEKGGSTREAKKVCLACEVRSECLEYALANDERFGIWGGLSERERRRLKKAAV
- the cofD gene encoding 2-phospho-L-lactate transferase, encoding MRIVVLAGGIGGARFLRGLKAAAPDADLTVIGNTGDDIHLFGLKVCPDLDTVMYTLGGSINEEQGWGRTDETFRVKEELAAYGVGPEWFGLGDRDFATHIVRTQMLSAGYPLSAVTEALCARWQPGVRLLPMSDDRIETHVAVDEDGERKAIHFQEYWVRLRASVPAHAVVPVGADQAKPAPGVLEAIGAADVVLFPPSNPVVSIGTILAVPGIREAIADAGVPVVGLSPIVGDAPVRGMADKVLAAVGVEATAAAVARHYGSGLLDGWLVDSVDAGAVAEVEAAGIRCRAVPLMMTDLDATTAMVREALELAAEVRA
- a CDS encoding TIGR03089 family protein, translating into MNATDRTPADLLSSALAADPARPLVTFYDDATGERVELSVATFANWVAKTANYLQGDLAAEPGDRLALLLPAHWQTAVWLLACSSVGVVAEVDGDPAAADLVVAGPDRIEAARACSGERVALALRPLGGRFPQPPAGFADYAVEVPGQGDRFAPFAPVDAGAPALAVGGEELTGAGTVERALADAGAAGLPAAPRVLSGLGYDTWRGLSYGLYAPLATGGSVVLCRHLDRLGAEAAADREHSEKITFRAPLPH
- a CDS encoding LCP family protein codes for the protein MDAHVTDTPEPPRFAGWAARPAGGPGRDGPGPPHRRHWRRLAAVALAGFVLAGGGIGWAVYAKLNGNIQTDSATERELRKWESERPPAGPPNAENVLLIGSDSRKGGNGKYGHSRGQRSDTTMLLHLAADRKSATAVSIPRDLMVEVPHCLRADGTETEPRPDQFNAAFAAGGPACAIRTAEKLTGIRIDHYLIIDFVGFTKMVDAVDGVEVCLPRPVHDPEAHLTLPAGRQTLHGEDALGYVRARKSLGNGSDTQRMERQQRFLAALVKKVQSNGVLLNPTRLYPVLDAATSSLTTDTALASLKGLYELVRSTRRIPTDRIQFMTVPRQEYHLDPNRDELRQPDAGRLFAQLHSDLPVAVRPPQNAGEEPVRTGNGSSDGRPDSPSAPSPSSGPTFPGTTAERGICE